From a region of the Castor canadensis chromosome 7, mCasCan1.hap1v2, whole genome shotgun sequence genome:
- the LOC109698876 gene encoding phospholipase A2, membrane associated-like, translating into MRTLLLLAAIMAFVLMQAQGSLLNFRKMIHLKTGKIAELSYASYGCYCGLGGKGSPKDATDWCCVTHDCCYRRLKNLGCGTKTLNYTFTYEGGKIICAANQDSCRSQLCQCDKAAAECFARNKKSYSVKYQFYSNLLCRGQAPRC; encoded by the exons ATGAGGACCCTGCTGCTGCTGGCGGCGATCATGGCCTTTG TCCTAATGCAGGCCCAGGGAAGTCTTTTGAATTTCAGGAAGATGATCCATTTGAAGACAGGAAAAATAGCTGAGCTCAGTTACGCCTCCTATGGTTGCTACTGTGGCCTGGGTGGCAAAGGATCCCCCAAGGATGCAACAGATTG GTGCTGTGTCACCCATGACTGTTGCTACCGTCGTCTGAAGAATCTTGGGTGCGGCACGAAAACTTTGAACTACACTTTTACCTACGAAGGGGGCAAAATCATCTGTGCTG caAACCAGGACTCCTGCAGGAGTCAGCTGTGCCAATGCGATAAAGCTGCTGCCGAGTGTTTTGCTCGAAACAAGAAGAGCTACAGTGTGAAGTACCAGTTCTATAGCAATCTGCTGTGCCGTGGGCA